From the Drosophila sechellia strain sech25 chromosome X, ASM438219v1, whole genome shotgun sequence genome, the window CGGCCGATGACTGGGAGCCGCCGCTGCTGAGCGGATGGATTTAAATCATTTTGCCTCGGCCCGGCGAGCTGTGCATCGGAAAAGCCGAGTCCGGGCGGCTCGGAAAAGCTTGGCAGCTCCCACTCAAAAGCCTTTCTTTGCGGCTCACTGACCTGGTTCGCGGCCAAGAAAAGCGGCGACTTCCATGGATCCGGATGTGGGGGTGGAAAAGCGGTGGAAAAGCCACTTGTTGACGCCAACCGTGAGCTTTACAGCCAGCAATCGCAGACCAAAGCTGATCGCCGGATGAGCTTTTcactaatttaaatttttatagcTCAATTTTGAATTCCACGTTTTTAgcattttttgatttgttctTCTTGAGCTGCTACTATTAAATTACCATGTACAGAAGGCACACAGAAGGACTCTTTAATTAGActtaaacaataaattaattagaaaTTTTCCCCAAGCAATACAATAATTTATATGCATAAAAAGAATTGACTGATTGTAGAGCCTATTTCGTGCGATTCGCCTGCCTTAAAGCCTTAAAACCGAAACATTTCCCAATTAAGAGGGGACAAACTTCTGTTTGTGATGCGAATTAAGTTCTTCATTAACCGAGAGTGTGTGTCTacttatttatgcaaatatgtaCCTTTGCAGGCGCGTGGAGCTGTCGCAGTTTCACTCCCAACTGCCCCCCATCCACATCCGTGTGCTTACCCACATCCCCACATCCTGAGGGGCACAACTCTTTTTGCTTTCGCGAGGTgaatgaatgctttttgtGAATGGAAAGCATGTTCTGCCACCACCCGCCGCCTTTacacactgagaaaaatgtcGGCATCCATCAGTCCCCGAAACACGTCCACCTTAATTCAAGACATCTTACCAGCAGCAGATAGTTCTCCACAGTGCAGTTTGGACTTAGTTGCAGCTTGTTTGCATGTCAATGAGCACAATTCCTGCAGCCTCCTCCACGTGCCCGCATTGGAGGATGCCCAGTTCAGTGGCCGCCAGTCCAGAGTTCAGAGTTGTAGCATATTTTCCGAAAAGTGTGATACATTTTCCGGCCAATGGCTTCCGACCGGCGGTGTATAGTGTGTCAAATAAGTGTATATCCATTGCTTTATTCTCTTGCTTTATACATACATTTGGTTTGCCGCTGCTTGTGtttgagtgtgagtgtgtttggTTGAGTGAGTTGTTAAGTAATTTgtgcaaaattaaattaaggcTAAGTTAACCCTAGGTTGTATACATCGGCGCAAATTACTCcaatatacacatacatatatcatatatgtGCCTACAGTGCGTTTCAGAACCATAAGAATATTGTGCAATTGCAGGTAAAGCCGTATTTTCTGTAATTCTGCTGATGTCTCATGAGAATAAAGAACGCCAGCTAGCGAATTAACTTATAAAACAAACATATGTAAACATATGTAAATAGTTTTTTTGGTGCTTTAatctaaaaaattaaattgcattaaGTAAGGTTTTACATCCCATTTCGAGAATTGACTACGATTTTCTTCTTATAGCTATGACACGCACTTTTTAAACTAGGGTGGTTCGATTGCTAAAtgggcaaaaataaatatactttaACTGAAAGTTATTTGATCACGACTCGAATCGAATGAAAATATTGAGGTAacattaacaaattaaattattgtcTTGTTGGAATCTTAGCAAAAATGCCAGATCACGGGTTTCTTAgggaaaacgaaaacaaatatttgaccCAAGGTCTTAGAGTTAAGTATCTTTTAAGAAATAGCGAGATTGGCAAAAGGATTTTAAGGTTATAAGCTTAAATACAGAACCGTTCCACCCTGAAGTTAAGCAATTAAGTTCGCTCTATATTTGCCGAATAGGCTATGCTATCTATCGAATACTTTGGGTCAATACCTGGGCGGCAATTGGATTGCGAATCGCTCAGGATCAGAACATGCCATCCGATCGGGCGACGGGTATGAGCACGATGAGGAAGATCACGAAGTTTCGCATGACCAGACGCCAGTCGCTGGGCACCGCATACGGCAGCAGGATTTGGGTGAGGCGATGCACCTCGTGCGATGCGCACACAAAGATGAACGATGTGATGATCATGTTGAGCGTGGGGAAGCCGGGCAGCAGCACCAGAACTCCATGCCGATCGGCGGCCAGCCAAATATGGTACTGGCAGACGAACAGCTCCAGCGAGATGCGACCAAACCAGGCGAAGAACGCCGAGTATCGTGTACGTAGAATACCCGAGATGTTCCTGAGGACCACATAGCCCACAATCGGGATGAACAGTATATACGAATGGATCTCCTCACAGTTCTGAACGTTGCGGCAAAGGAACGAGAACGAAGTGTACACCCCGACGCCCAGCAGGGCCAGCAATGTCACTGATATGGATGTTCTTCGCGAGAACAAATTCCCATGGTTGTTGTCATCGAACACATTGTACTTTTGGGCAATGTGAAAGCAGGCGGCATATATCATGCCAAAGGCCACCGTATACCGGTCCAGTTTCCACTGATGCCACCACTCGTGGAGGTCGTCGTCAGTGGTCACAAACAGCGCCTTCCACGGTCGCGTTACGAAGATCCGTTCGAAGAATACCTCCGACATGAAGAGCACCGTGATGCCGCCCAGGCAACCAATGCACTTGCACACCAAATACAGATAGTGCAGCGGATTGGCGTCCACCGATGCGGACGAAAGTCGTGGCGGCAGTGCGAGCACAAAGTATACGATGCACAGCCAAAAGGATAGAAGTGGCACAAAATAGTAGAACTGATACGGCCGGTTCATGCAGAAGCACAGCAGTACACTGAGAAAGTTTGCCCGGAACATGGCCTGGAAAAAGCGTACGAATAGGGAGCCACTGCCACCCGTCTGCCACATGTGCGTGAAGTGCGTGTATCCGGTAAGGAAAAAGTAACCTGAGATCAACAGCTTAATGTGCATGTGAATGGGCAGCACTCGCTGTGCTCCGGTCATGTAATATATAAGCACCACCAGCAGTATCCAGCCACGCAGCTCATCCGTTTGATCGCGATTAAGCACCTTAGTGAACCGTGAATCTTCCGTAAAAAAGAGTCCGAGTGCGAAGACATAGCCCACTGGTATCCAGAAGCTAAACTCGGAATAGTATTTGTTCTCCTTCATAAAGAAGTTTGTGCGATCGCAGAGGTAGAAATAGGCCAAAATAAGGCCCAGCAGTGATAGCGCCACCATGGGAGTGCCATAGTCAGTTATCAGAGCGGATAAGGCATTGCTCGGTGATCCTCCAACTGCTCTTTCCCCGTCGTgagattgctgctgctgcaaggGCACATACAAAGTCTGGCCACGCAGGTGAAGCAACCATCTGCGCAGACACATGCCACACACAAGCGTCATGCAGACGCCAAACAAGGCGTATGCCACTATTTGCAGCGTGGTGTACGGCTCAGAACTGCTGCAGCAGGTGCCATCATTGTAGTTCATGTAGTCATTGCAGTACATGTTCCACAGTAGCTGAACCTCCAGTCGCTGGCCATGGGCGCACAGCTGATGACCATCGATGGCGTTGTCCAGCAAACCATTGGCTATGTGCCAGGCGGATTCCCAAACACTTGCCTCCGTGTAGCGAAAAACCCCTCTGGCCACATGGTTTAACCGATCGATTTGCTCGTTCTGGAGCAGCTTCCAGTGCGGGGGCAATTTGTCCTCGTCCACGCGGTCTGCTAGCTTCCAGAGGACCCGCGAAGTTTGCGCCACCAGGCGATGAAACGGAGCCACCAGCAATGTGAGATTGGCGGCATATTGCCGCAGCACATCGTCTGTGGTGTTGCCGGCGAGCAAGCCGGCATAGGTGAAACCCACAACGTACACGGAGGACAGCTGCTTCTCGGCCTCCAGACGGTACAGTTGCTCCACAAGCGACGGACTCACCTCCTCCGCTCGAATGTATTGGGCCAGCATATGCAGTTTCTTGTCCTCGAAACGGGCTGAGCCATCAGTCACCGAGgcgttattgtcctcctcgtCGGCCATCTCATCCGCGGCCAATGGCTGGCGCAGTTGCTCCACAAATCGTTCGTAGAGCAGCCGGATACTCTCGTCTCCAATGAACACAAAGTTGTTCTTGTTGTCGAAGAAGGCGAGGTAACGCAAACAGCGCCTTGTGTCACTGTAAATAATGAGAATTTCGGTTTGGGTGACTCATTAATTGGGGGGTTATCTTGTCGGGAATGTGCTTTGATTACTCACGTGAGGGAGTACTTGTGCACCATGCATCCGTACGGCTGCCACTCGTTGTCTCCCTTAAATCGGCCCTTGGACAGCAGCCACTGGCAGGAGTCACTACCTGCGGGAgaacgaaacaaaacaaatcaatatCCATAATAAGGTTACAATGTCAGCCAATATCCCAAATATGAACCATACATGGCGTTAATATTAATCCAACCAACTGCAGAATTTGGACACTAATATTAAAATTCGACATGATTATCTATATTTACATAAACGTTTGAGATTACCACTTTGTAAAAACCTTTTTCACTATTCAAAATGTCCCCATATGGTCAAACCATGGTAATTGACAAGACTGTAAACTATTAAGCAAGACCATGAGAAGAATATGTGCCCATTGGTTTGCAACTGTGATCTTAAAATGGGTACGATTCCGTATCCACATCCATTATAAATTTCATAGTACTTAGATCTTTAAGGAGCTTGTAACCTTGGACCCACCGTAATTCCAGTTGAGCAGGCCGTGATAGACGATGAAGCCGAGGACCAGAAGCAAAGCCACCTTCTTGGCATTGGTGGCGTTTAGTTGTTCCATAAATATATCAGCTCTGGTGGGCATACGCTGTCCGCCGGCGGCGCCTCCAATGCAGATTCCGCCTAGTTCGGGACTAGGGGCTCCATTCACTGGCGCTCCGGGGGCTTCGGTTGTAGCTGCTCCAACGCCTCCTATGCTTCCACCATTTCCACCGCGCAGTTCGCGTAGCTCCATAATTTATAAGCTGTCTGCCGCCTTCTCCTCCTcatccaccaccaccacacgGTCTGCGACGGAAAGTCTAGCCGATAATATAGATAATTTGGCCTATTGCATGGGCATGGTTTAACCCAGTTCCGCTTGTTCCTTGGGCACCGAACGACTACTCCTTTCGTCAgcttttttgcttttgctttgcttttattttactttactttagCTTTGGCTTCGCCGGCCGATAGACAATAGCGTCTATCGCCCGCCACCCACACGACAAAACTATCGATACCGAACAGCTGATGTGTCTGCATTGTGGGCGAACGGGAAAGATCGTCAATAATATCAATTATCAATTATCGAAAAATACACTACTATACTTTATAGCAAAtctcaatttatttttttacctTTTAAACTTAAGCATTTGCTTCGCCGGGCGATAGGCAGTCGCGTCTATTGCACGCCACCACCAAAACAAGACTATCGATAGCGAACAGATGATCTCTCGTCATTCGTGACGAACGGGAAGATCgctaataatattaattaataattatcgAACAATACATTACAATACTTTCTAAATATCTTCATTAATTTTTCGCTTAAGCTTAAATGCATATCATaggaaaataattataaataaagtcaaataaataaatataaatctaCATCAAAGAGTCTAATACAAAGCgaaatttttgttttcgggataTCTTCAGtttcaaaaaatattcttcGCACGCAAGATAATCGGTACGCAACGGCAAACTATCGATTTTGGATAGTTATCTGACGAGAAGACGCACATAAAATTGAATTCGTTCGGAAGAGTTTTGGCAAAACGCGAAATTTCGGCAGCACGATGATAACTGCTAAGAAGCACCCGCTGGACAATTGTCAGTTGTTTGTCCAGCTGAAGAAGTTATTCCATGATTACAACGAGGAGGCCCAGTGTCTGAAAGACATGATTTACTGGAGTGGTAAGTGAAGTGCCAGAGGTTAGTGCTCAAATATGAACATTTTTGGTTCTCAGGAAACGATGAGCACATTGCAAAGATCTGCGACCAAGTGACGGACCTACTGGTGGAGCAC encodes:
- the LOC6612552 gene encoding N-acetylneuraminate 9-O-acetyltransferase, which codes for MELRELRGGNGGSIGGVGAATTEAPGAPVNGAPSPELGGICIGGAAGGQRMPTRADIFMEQLNATNAKKVALLLVLGFIVYHGLLNWNYGSDSCQWLLSKGRFKGDNEWQPYGCMVHKYSLTDTRRCLRYLAFFDNKNNFVFIGDESIRLLYERFVEQLRQPLAADEMADEEDNNASVTDGSARFEDKKLHMLAQYIRAEEVSPSLVEQLYRLEAEKQLSSVYVVGFTYAGLLAGNTTDDVLRQYAANLTLLVAPFHRLVAQTSRVLWKLADRVDEDKLPPHWKLLQNEQIDRLNHVARGVFRYTEASVWESAWHIANGLLDNAIDGHQLCAHGQRLEVQLLWNMYCNDYMNYNDGTCCSSSEPYTTLQIVAYALFGVCMTLVCGMCLRRWLLHLRGQTLYVPLQQQQSHDGERAVGGSPSNALSALITDYGTPMVALSLLGLILAYFYLCDRTNFFMKENKYYSEFSFWIPVGYVFALGLFFTEDSRFTKVLNRDQTDELRGWILLVVLIYYMTGAQRVLPIHMHIKLLISGYFFLTGYTHFTHMWQTGGSGSLFVRFFQAMFRANFLSVLLCFCMNRPYQFYYFVPLLSFWLCIVYFVLALPPRLSSASVDANPLHYLYLVCKCIGCLGGITVLFMSEVFFERIFVTRPWKALFVTTDDDLHEWWHQWKLDRYTVAFGMIYAACFHIAQKYNVFDDNNHGNLFSRRTSISVTLLALLGVGVYTSFSFLCRNVQNCEEIHSYILFIPIVGYVVLRNISGILRTRYSAFFAWFGRISLELFVCQYHIWLAADRHGVLVLLPGFPTLNMIITSFIFVCASHEVHRLTQILLPYAVPSDWRLVMRNFVIFLIVLIPVARSDGMF